A genomic segment from Treponema sp. Marseille-Q3903 encodes:
- a CDS encoding type IV secretory system conjugative DNA transfer family protein: MFNKKDKFIRTDPESYKKYYLLRFLNWLIPICIVATGLFISAQIFARSMNYDPRVVGNPLLVLKNGYRLYNPGVFLMGTFKYAFNKTYSDYFFKAFPPTIWSFGIAFVIYFITALILNTHQRNQHIYGTSDWADTKVLREAGHLQRYGVVCGELEKADVYSELNPDPEKANIILHIRKRLFGLGGPKTAPIICHSGALNTWMIAPTGSGKGVSVVIPTCINYGVPYWARESKFAFVKKGMKNHPDLQKFFTFILPHEKVIKGKRSIIVYDPKQENFDATAGWRSKFSIIIPLRLVDAEHQGTAHYNPLLEIPDNPETAFSWASTIGAILFPADKAQGDNSFWINSARDIFTGVILHVRFAPEDPKAPGYIPRKDKNFKKILSFMSQASNAGTIGEESSDEEAAGCGLKMLYEMATTDHGSDIINEQVREAANRSKTMQNKERGSVYSTVFSEINLFSDPLIAEATSYSDFSIDDFIHGKNPISLYLIVDYSNIGRVAPVFRMIMTFMIKKFSAGTTNAISVKLKNPCMFLLDEFPTLGKYSEIAENMGVLRGYGVTFFLISQSLQQMNDTYGDKHPFMGHCKTKIIYAPNEPADAKQIAEILGNRSVLLDNKSSNMSSMGAANLSSQEVSVSLMNADELMKLNYSRCLVLIENNPPYKGKKVVYYEDPIFKDKAWQTVPTMEQIRKIMKTLPSNRIVHKVSEKTPMEVVQGIDIKNEIPADFDVFTE, encoded by the coding sequence TTGTTTAATAAAAAAGATAAATTCATAAGAACCGACCCTGAAAGCTATAAAAAATACTATCTCTTGCGCTTTTTGAACTGGCTTATTCCGATTTGCATTGTCGCAACAGGGCTTTTTATATCGGCACAGATTTTTGCTCGCTCAATGAATTACGACCCAAGAGTAGTGGGCAATCCCTTGTTGGTTTTAAAGAACGGTTACAGGCTTTATAATCCTGGTGTGTTCCTTATGGGAACATTCAAATACGCATTCAACAAAACTTATTCGGATTATTTCTTCAAGGCTTTTCCGCCAACAATCTGGTCGTTCGGCATCGCCTTCGTAATTTATTTTATTACAGCATTAATTCTTAATACCCATCAGAGAAATCAGCATATATATGGAACTTCTGATTGGGCAGATACAAAAGTATTGAGAGAAGCCGGACACTTGCAGCGTTACGGTGTTGTCTGCGGAGAACTTGAAAAAGCCGATGTTTATTCTGAATTGAATCCTGATCCGGAAAAAGCAAATATAATCCTTCATATCAGGAAAAGACTTTTTGGTCTGGGCGGCCCTAAGACTGCGCCTATAATCTGCCATTCTGGAGCTTTGAACACTTGGATGATAGCTCCTACCGGCAGCGGTAAGGGTGTTAGTGTTGTAATTCCCACCTGTATAAATTATGGAGTTCCTTACTGGGCAAGAGAATCAAAATTTGCTTTTGTGAAAAAAGGAATGAAAAACCACCCAGATTTGCAGAAGTTTTTTACTTTTATTCTTCCGCATGAAAAAGTTATAAAGGGAAAAAGGTCGATTATTGTCTATGACCCAAAGCAGGAAAACTTTGACGCTACGGCTGGCTGGCGATCAAAATTCTCTATAATTATTCCATTAAGACTTGTAGACGCAGAACATCAGGGAACGGCCCATTACAATCCGCTTCTTGAAATTCCTGACAATCCTGAAACTGCATTTTCATGGGCAAGCACTATAGGAGCAATTTTATTTCCGGCCGACAAGGCACAGGGAGACAATTCTTTTTGGATTAACAGTGCGAGAGATATTTTTACAGGTGTTATTCTTCATGTCCGATTCGCTCCTGAAGACCCTAAAGCGCCTGGTTATATTCCAAGAAAAGACAAGAACTTCAAAAAGATTCTTTCATTTATGTCTCAGGCAAGCAATGCCGGAACAATCGGAGAAGAATCATCTGATGAGGAAGCTGCTGGCTGCGGTTTGAAAATGCTTTATGAAATGGCAACAACCGACCACGGAAGCGACATTATAAACGAACAGGTAAGGGAAGCCGCCAACCGTTCAAAGACGATGCAGAACAAGGAAAGAGGTTCTGTTTATTCAACAGTATTCAGTGAAATAAACCTTTTCTCTGACCCTTTGATTGCCGAAGCAACTTCTTATTCTGATTTTTCAATCGATGATTTTATTCACGGTAAAAATCCTATTTCCCTTTACCTTATTGTTGATTATTCAAACATCGGACGTGTCGCTCCTGTATTCAGAATGATTATGACTTTCATGATTAAAAAATTTTCTGCGGGAACTACAAACGCTATAAGTGTAAAACTCAAGAATCCTTGTATGTTCCTTTTGGACGAGTTTCCGACACTTGGCAAGTATTCCGAAATTGCGGAAAACATGGGTGTCCTTCGTGGTTATGGTGTAACATTCTTTTTAATCAGCCAGTCATTGCAGCAGATGAATGATACTTATGGCGACAAGCACCCATTTATGGGACACTGCAAGACTAAGATTATTTATGCACCGAATGAACCTGCGGACGCAAAACAAATTGCAGAAATCCTTGGCAACCGTTCTGTTCTTCTTGATAACAAGTCTTCAAATATGTCTTCAATGGGTGCTGCAAATCTTTCAAGTCAGGAAGTTTCTGTTTCTTTGATGAACGCAGATGAATTAATGAAACTTAACTATTCACGCTGCCTTGTTTTGATAGAAAACAATCCTCCATACAAAGGAAAGAAAGTTGTTTATTACGAAGACCCAATATTCAAAGACAAAGCCTGGCAGACAGTTCCTACTATGGAGCAAATCCGTAAAATCATGAAGACATTGCCGAGCAATAGAATTGTTCATAAGGTAAGTGAAAAAACTCCTATGGAAGTTGTTCAGGGAATAGACATTAAAAATGAAATACCTGCTGATTTTGACGTATTTACAGAATAG
- a CDS encoding Ig-like domain-containing protein: MKNFKFTKTVILFLSIVCFLSSCNFFNSFSEDQPGSSISITSLTMAKTSVNVSVGEMNYVTVNIRPNDVQKDVKLAWSYDESIIKADTSSAWGVTITGKKEGQTNLKCSYGGYEATCIVTVKGFAKNYEETVEPYIYSSTSIIQTAPGVTEKVFCSLYGGSAADIDGYSWTCDNPNVASIEPTGQYCLITAKDTGYARVKITHNKASYPYYMGIYVFADATNVTYITTTNNILTMNLADNEQNISVSLVNGKKDSSDSQFRWEIINEDSNTPVRVETNGNKAVVKPLKAGSCTLRVTHPDSAYPLDILCRVISVVKNVYIQPDKTVVTLSGETEQTVKSTLENINIGEYDVDGFTYALDDYNVAEIVGWVGNEVMLKGKANGSCKLLISHEKAAYTREVLLIVNGQLTDAVDSSCYITTSQNYVRTKVGAEGTYLNVSLKGGSEGDEAGFTWSIKSTTTDGSSNDVVSMDTSNGSVIHSRAASFTYAYGKAFIEPKYEGTAVITITHPKVIYPTEILVKVLNRDAILTEPLYFAGDGLIRVLNGATTEYTVQLKGNNKVASDDGSIRWSCNNPAIGISANGNVANITAPPLGTGNTISYITISHNKADADKKVMILTADTEKELRNMKALYSDKLYYNLEIGKSAYCMTSQVGFESYETKIDENGKEYQDEKPYDFSAAQWTVTDSTVCSVEKIEANPLTASVKGLKAGTATVTVTVKDSENKSYSCSYTITVYPERAVQTLPEVYFTTSQNVVNLGKAGDEKQVSVSAINLSSSKYGEITWTVEDESVARVSPNGTSATITAKKEGETIVRVTHTDSQNTLKIYVRVGSEYVINEAEPVVYISSSDVITMLKDDPAQRLDAVLVNYTGPDKTGFNFEIDKPEIAQISSQSTNGLAYIKPVGSGQAEITITHTKSTISKKVLVVVGNSAEDLAGFTYLTTSSNVVAIGEGNTRTVSVSVKNSEEVIVDGYNWVSSDPSIVDITQTGATAVLKGNSIGTAIITVTNRKCAYSLQIIAQCVDPIAAAANPYIQLTSSVITVNIGSTYTSVTADLVGGKEGDLKDFIWQSNDSSICVCYGQNEVGKIRALKEGIAYITVSHPKSVYSAQILVVCDKVVQSDCYISVPSSIINMKPTDSTQTITASLVNGSETDKYNFTWSLDVYDVINFVYSANVCTIEPKQQGQVTITIHHPKATYDQQIVVTVQEYSTFKFPDEYTSITAGRVDFKTMEVPNTKVSTHVEYSTDNPNICLIEGTKTTAQIKGIAAGTTTVHARLVANSTGVVQASAEMMVYVKEAEVNACYITSSSTIYTVNKGKSQTLSASITGTGIVSSDQQNLKWTTSDTDIVSIAGLTSNGTVTGQSIYITANKSGEAIITCSHEKAASNLQFFVVVPGSAVKAVTFNKSYITLLKGSSGTTLKATIENAESNNDYNDLEWTVHNVGENEVCRVMGSGQNVTIYPINVGEAEVMAQLPDSNSVAKCTVLVQAGKSFVLESTSASVQPNGGTKKIKYTVSPATANITWTMNQQKDFFTYTDLGCDANGVGYVQVEGIAEGSGNLYGVTDGNVKVNLSVRVAWDYDFTLTGKFPIKCIPTESAEIGFKVNPKYADIAVTSADDGYYDYVVNNSGDGTGTIIITPKSETPQEITIHVQATNPNNNNEVVGSKTFTAKFAYADTDIKPILSFTNKDGIFSRFDRENNVLYIGDGETGEFYTTMNLPVANARIENITFTPKSGVTVSGFNTSTSTFTVNGGTDNVDQVYYVSSAKKPVYYPNLERVVTSQTQGGLVETYYYDNTAGAITIENWKTDFYWAGDGDYWYSWGDHNFSWVGLLSHSYSKQDIDINTGNMGDTCKNKWVYAKNDEGNAWTSKWWGLADNPAEVGKTYSKSEFEKIAWYYCPGISHTQSYKQASYTATIPAQVWSPHVTATLQNSTDRNYSIEDLGTIKITLHHNGHNISKQFEIKVYKETRKCNKYCTK; the protein is encoded by the coding sequence ATGAAAAACTTCAAATTCACAAAAACAGTTATTCTGTTTTTAAGCATTGTATGTTTTCTTTCTAGCTGTAATTTTTTTAACAGCTTTTCAGAAGACCAGCCTGGTAGCAGTATTTCAATCACAAGTCTTACTATGGCAAAAACAAGTGTTAATGTTTCTGTCGGAGAGATGAACTATGTTACGGTAAATATCCGACCCAACGATGTGCAAAAAGATGTGAAACTCGCTTGGTCTTATGATGAATCGATTATTAAGGCAGATACAAGTTCCGCATGGGGAGTAACCATTACAGGCAAGAAAGAAGGTCAGACAAACCTCAAATGCTCTTACGGTGGCTATGAAGCGACTTGTATTGTAACCGTAAAAGGCTTTGCAAAAAATTACGAAGAAACAGTAGAACCTTATATTTATTCAAGCACTTCAATTATACAGACTGCACCTGGTGTAACAGAAAAAGTTTTCTGTTCTTTATACGGTGGTAGTGCGGCAGATATAGACGGCTATTCGTGGACTTGCGACAATCCAAATGTAGCTTCGATAGAACCCACAGGTCAGTATTGTCTTATAACTGCAAAAGATACTGGATACGCCAGAGTCAAAATTACACACAACAAGGCTTCATATCCATATTACATGGGAATCTATGTCTTTGCGGACGCAACAAACGTAACTTACATAACAACGACAAACAATATTCTTACGATGAACCTTGCAGACAATGAGCAGAATATTTCAGTTTCTCTTGTGAACGGCAAAAAGGATTCTTCAGACAGCCAGTTCCGCTGGGAAATAATAAACGAAGATTCAAACACTCCTGTTAGAGTAGAAACGAATGGCAATAAAGCTGTTGTAAAACCGCTTAAAGCCGGAAGCTGCACATTGAGAGTTACACATCCTGATTCTGCTTATCCGCTTGATATTCTTTGCAGAGTAATCTCTGTTGTAAAAAATGTGTATATTCAGCCGGACAAGACTGTAGTTACACTTTCTGGTGAAACTGAACAGACTGTAAAATCTACATTGGAGAATATTAATATCGGTGAATATGATGTAGACGGATTTACTTATGCCCTTGACGATTACAATGTTGCGGAAATCGTAGGCTGGGTTGGAAATGAAGTAATGCTCAAAGGAAAAGCTAACGGTTCTTGCAAACTATTGATAAGCCATGAAAAGGCAGCGTATACAAGGGAAGTTCTCTTGATTGTAAACGGACAGCTTACAGACGCAGTTGATTCTTCTTGCTATATAACTACAAGCCAGAATTATGTCAGGACAAAAGTTGGAGCAGAAGGAACTTATCTTAATGTTTCGCTAAAAGGCGGAAGCGAAGGAGACGAAGCCGGATTCACATGGTCGATAAAAAGCACAACGACTGACGGCAGTTCAAATGATGTAGTTTCAATGGATACATCTAACGGCTCTGTAATTCATTCAAGGGCAGCGTCTTTTACCTACGCATACGGCAAGGCTTTTATTGAACCAAAATATGAGGGAACAGCCGTTATAACTATAACTCATCCAAAAGTTATATATCCGACAGAAATCCTTGTCAAAGTCTTGAATAGAGACGCGATTCTGACTGAGCCATTGTATTTTGCAGGAGACGGATTAATCCGTGTTCTTAATGGTGCAACTACCGAGTATACAGTTCAACTAAAGGGTAACAATAAGGTTGCAAGTGATGACGGAAGCATAAGATGGTCTTGCAATAATCCTGCAATCGGTATTTCTGCGAATGGCAATGTAGCAAATATCACTGCTCCGCCTCTTGGAACAGGAAACACAATTTCTTACATTACGATAAGCCATAATAAGGCGGACGCTGATAAAAAGGTTATGATACTTACTGCAGATACCGAAAAAGAACTTCGCAATATGAAAGCCCTCTACTCTGACAAGCTGTATTACAATCTAGAGATTGGTAAATCTGCCTATTGTATGACAAGTCAGGTCGGTTTTGAAAGTTATGAAACTAAAATTGATGAAAACGGAAAGGAATATCAGGATGAAAAACCTTATGACTTTTCTGCAGCCCAATGGACTGTAACTGATTCTACAGTCTGTTCTGTTGAAAAGATTGAAGCCAATCCCCTTACGGCAAGCGTAAAAGGATTGAAAGCCGGAACTGCGACAGTAACCGTAACGGTAAAAGACAGTGAAAACAAGTCATACTCTTGTTCTTATACAATTACTGTTTATCCTGAAAGAGCTGTCCAGACATTGCCCGAAGTGTATTTTACAACAAGTCAGAATGTCGTGAATCTTGGCAAGGCAGGAGATGAAAAACAGGTTAGCGTTTCTGCAATAAATTTAAGCTCTTCAAAATATGGTGAAATTACATGGACTGTCGAAGATGAATCAGTTGCAAGAGTCTCTCCAAACGGAACTTCAGCAACAATAACTGCAAAAAAGGAAGGAGAAACAATAGTTCGTGTAACACACACAGACAGCCAAAACACTTTGAAAATTTATGTCCGTGTCGGAAGCGAATATGTAATCAACGAAGCAGAGCCTGTCGTTTATATTTCAAGTTCTGATGTTATTACAATGCTCAAAGACGACCCTGCACAGCGTTTAGATGCCGTCCTTGTAAATTATACCGGACCGGACAAGACTGGATTTAATTTTGAAATAGACAAACCTGAAATCGCACAAATCTCAAGCCAGTCTACAAATGGTCTTGCCTATATCAAGCCGGTTGGAAGCGGCCAGGCGGAAATTACGATTACGCATACAAAGTCAACAATTTCCAAGAAAGTCCTTGTGGTGGTTGGAAACTCTGCAGAAGATCTTGCCGGATTTACCTACCTCACGACATCTTCAAATGTTGTGGCAATTGGAGAGGGAAATACAAGGACCGTCTCCGTTTCCGTAAAGAACTCAGAAGAAGTGATAGTTGACGGCTACAACTGGGTTTCTTCTGACCCAAGTATAGTTGATATTACACAGACTGGAGCGACCGCCGTCCTTAAAGGAAATTCAATAGGAACAGCAATAATAACTGTAACAAATAGAAAGTGCGCTTATTCCTTGCAGATTATTGCACAGTGTGTAGACCCGATAGCAGCGGCTGCAAATCCTTACATACAGCTTACCTCGTCTGTAATTACAGTAAACATAGGCTCAACATATACTTCGGTTACAGCAGACCTTGTGGGCGGAAAAGAGGGAGACTTAAAAGATTTTATCTGGCAGTCCAATGATTCATCTATCTGCGTCTGCTACGGTCAGAATGAGGTTGGAAAGATAAGGGCATTGAAGGAAGGCATAGCATACATTACTGTTTCCCACCCCAAATCTGTTTACAGCGCACAAATTCTTGTCGTTTGCGATAAGGTTGTTCAAAGCGATTGCTACATTTCAGTTCCGTCAAGTATCATCAATATGAAGCCCACTGATTCTACCCAGACGATTACTGCAAGCCTTGTAAACGGAAGCGAAACAGACAAATATAACTTTACTTGGTCTCTTGATGTGTATGATGTAATAAACTTTGTTTATTCTGCAAATGTCTGCACAATCGAACCAAAGCAGCAGGGACAGGTAACAATCACAATTCATCATCCGAAGGCAACCTATGACCAGCAGATAGTTGTAACTGTTCAAGAATATTCTACATTTAAATTTCCTGACGAATATACAAGTATAACGGCGGGACGTGTAGACTTTAAGACAATGGAAGTTCCAAATACAAAAGTCTCAACTCATGTCGAATATTCTACAGATAACCCGAATATTTGTTTGATTGAAGGAACTAAGACTACTGCCCAAATTAAAGGAATTGCCGCAGGAACTACAACAGTCCACGCAAGATTGGTTGCAAATTCAACAGGAGTTGTTCAGGCAAGTGCAGAGATGATGGTATATGTAAAAGAAGCGGAAGTGAACGCCTGTTACATTACATCGTCATCTACAATTTATACTGTGAACAAAGGAAAAAGCCAGACATTAAGTGCTTCTATTACTGGAACTGGAATTGTCTCAAGCGACCAGCAGAACCTAAAATGGACCACAAGCGACACTGATATTGTAAGTATTGCAGGTCTGACTTCAAACGGAACTGTTACCGGCCAGAGCATCTACATAACAGCAAACAAAAGCGGTGAAGCCATTATTACCTGTTCACACGAAAAGGCTGCAAGCAATCTACAGTTCTTTGTAGTAGTTCCAGGTAGCGCTGTAAAAGCAGTAACTTTCAATAAGTCTTACATCACTTTGTTAAAGGGAAGTTCCGGAACAACATTAAAGGCCACTATTGAAAACGCAGAAAGCAATAATGACTACAATGACCTTGAATGGACTGTTCACAATGTTGGAGAAAACGAAGTATGCCGTGTTATGGGAAGCGGTCAAAACGTTACAATCTATCCGATAAATGTAGGCGAGGCAGAAGTAATGGCTCAGCTTCCTGACAGCAATTCTGTAGCGAAGTGTACAGTACTTGTGCAGGCTGGAAAGAGCTTTGTCCTTGAATCTACAAGCGCAAGCGTCCAGCCTAACGGTGGAACAAAGAAAATCAAATACACGGTAAGCCCTGCAACCGCTAATATCACCTGGACTATGAACCAGCAGAAAGACTTCTTTACATATACGGACTTGGGCTGCGATGCAAATGGTGTCGGATATGTTCAAGTTGAAGGTATAGCAGAAGGAAGCGGCAACCTTTATGGTGTTACAGACGGAAATGTAAAGGTAAATCTAAGTGTAAGAGTCGCATGGGATTATGATTTTACTCTTACCGGAAAGTTCCCGATAAAATGTATTCCTACAGAGTCTGCGGAAATTGGATTTAAGGTAAATCCGAAATATGCTGATATTGCGGTAACATCTGCCGATGACGGTTATTATGATTATGTTGTAAACAACAGCGGTGATGGAACTGGAACAATTATAATTACTCCAAAAAGCGAAACTCCACAAGAAATTACAATTCATGTTCAGGCAACGAATCCGAATAACAACAACGAAGTTGTCGGTAGTAAAACCTTTACTGCCAAGTTTGCCTATGCAGATACTGATATAAAACCGATTCTGTCTTTCACCAATAAGGATGGCATATTCTCAAGATTTGACAGAGAGAATAATGTTCTCTACATTGGAGACGGCGAGACTGGAGAATTTTATACAACAATGAATCTGCCTGTTGCAAATGCTAGAATAGAGAATATTACATTTACACCAAAAAGCGGTGTAACAGTTTCTGGTTTTAATACATCTACAAGCACGTTTACGGTTAATGGTGGAACTGATAATGTAGATCAAGTTTATTATGTATCTTCCGCAAAGAAACCTGTTTACTATCCGAATCTAGAAAGGGTTGTGACAAGCCAGACACAAGGCGGCCTTGTGGAAACATATTATTATGACAATACAGCAGGAGCCATAACCATAGAAAATTGGAAGACAGATTTTTATTGGGCAGGAGACGGAGACTATTGGTATTCTTGGGGCGATCATAATTTTTCTTGGGTTGGTTTGTTATCCCATTCATATTCAAAGCAGGATATAGATATAAACACAGGAAACATGGGAGATACTTGCAAAAATAAATGGGTGTATGCAAAAAATGATGAAGGAAATGCTTGGACATCAAAATGGTGGGGGTTGGCAGATAATCCTGCAGAAGTAGGCAAGACTTACTCTAAGAGTGAATTTGAGAAAATTGCCTGGTATTATTGTCCTGGCATATCTCATACACAGTCTTATAAACAGGCAAGTTATACGGCAACAATTCCAGCTCAAGTTTGGAGTCCCCATGTTACAGCTACTCTGCAGAATTCTACAGACAGGAACTATTCCATTGAAGACTTGGGAACAATAAAAATCACTTTGCATCATAACGGACATAATATTTCAAAGCAGTTTGAAATAAAGGTCTATAAAGAAACAAGAAAATGCAATAAATATTGCACCAAGTAA
- a CDS encoding ATPase, T2SS/T4P/T4SS family, whose product MSVSVEDINQTVKQNKWLRNLEDDMKLIMPYIDNRDVTDIAIGHGGELIVEGIGMDKNYTGIIFDEATTTRIIYASAAVMGVTIDQKNPIVEGTIKLTNYKIRFEGILPPRSAECPMIFIRRPSNKIFTLEDYIQQGRLSKDKYNLIMKHIEMRSNIVLGGATGSGKTTMLNAIIAKMAEFTPDDRFYIVEDAGEIQCNAKDLVPIWAEGEDTVKAVRIALRCHVNRIIFGELRYGSTTNELLKAWNTGHRGGITTVHSDSALLTIEKLRTYLREVILGELPDIAQSVQLVIHMIPTKNGPVVNEVMETHQAASSIFMKELESNHLI is encoded by the coding sequence ATGAGTGTTTCAGTAGAAGATATAAACCAAACTGTAAAACAGAACAAGTGGCTCAGAAATCTTGAAGATGATATGAAGCTCATTATGCCTTACATAGACAATCGCGATGTTACCGATATTGCCATTGGACACGGTGGAGAGCTTATTGTCGAGGGAATCGGTATGGATAAAAACTATACCGGAATAATTTTTGACGAGGCGACAACTACAAGAATTATCTATGCAAGTGCAGCGGTAATGGGAGTTACTATTGATCAAAAAAATCCTATTGTCGAAGGAACAATTAAACTTACCAATTACAAAATCCGCTTTGAAGGTATTCTTCCGCCAAGAAGCGCAGAGTGTCCGATGATATTTATCCGCAGACCAAGCAATAAGATTTTTACTTTGGAAGACTATATCCAACAGGGAAGGCTTTCAAAAGATAAATACAACCTGATTATGAAGCATATTGAAATGAGGAGCAACATAGTTTTAGGCGGTGCTACGGGTTCTGGAAAAACAACAATGCTCAATGCAATCATAGCAAAAATGGCGGAGTTTACTCCTGATGACAGATTCTACATCGTAGAAGACGCTGGTGAAATCCAATGCAATGCAAAAGACCTTGTTCCAATCTGGGCGGAAGGTGAAGATACGGTAAAGGCTGTTAGAATTGCACTCCGCTGCCATGTGAACAGGATTATATTCGGCGAGTTAAGATATGGCTCAACAACAAACGAGCTTCTTAAAGCGTGGAATACGGGACACCGTGGAGGTATTACCACTGTCCACTCTGATAGCGCACTGCTTACAATTGAAAAACTCAGAACATATTTGCGTGAAGTTATATTGGGTGAACTGCCTGATATTGCCCAAAGTGTCCAGCTCGTTATCCACATGATACCGACAAAAAACGGTCCTGTGGTAAACGAAGTTATGGAAACTCATCAGGCGGCAAGTTCTATCTTTATGAAAGAGCTTG
- a CDS encoding TrbI/VirB10 family protein, whose amino-acid sequence MTEEEKDENELFLEDTEAEDLTKDTEDGELDFTPPEENKAKQLNVGNIFMVIGIAAIIIVGVIVLISKISRSKKEETAELDKAGTKFMPNIELKDKEIPFDFVNDENDDFAEKKRQEVDEIIKTLPEDFQQPEPGIAPVSVSGGSSGGSGAYKSDRPDTRNSLSIRKIEGIAGQENYSYESKSNIISNALSGSSSYPYGGTTSQSSGQRMSKEDYIASLMKQANQVSQASYRSYGTQQNQNQQQMNQQNKESFYNSSANTAGNGQYLSYSSLWDGTIITGALVTAINTDNPGVVIARVTENVYSSYDSSFLLIPEGTLLYATYNSSVNYGQNRVQIAWNLMIRPDGYRIELGNMNGVDSKGQSGTKGFATNHPFETLKALGLVAMFSIIQTEITQNIKTQNNPYIQNSMNDVYAEASKLGNKIVDRALDIKPTIRIKQGTQIKFITNMPLELPPVKVNQVNRKYVRN is encoded by the coding sequence ATGACAGAAGAAGAAAAAGATGAAAATGAATTATTCCTAGAAGACACCGAAGCTGAAGATTTAACGAAAGACACGGAAGACGGAGAATTAGATTTTACTCCGCCTGAAGAAAATAAAGCCAAGCAACTGAATGTCGGTAATATTTTTATGGTAATCGGTATTGCTGCTATTATTATTGTAGGGGTAATTGTCCTTATAAGTAAAATCAGCCGGAGCAAAAAAGAAGAAACCGCTGAACTTGATAAGGCAGGAACAAAGTTCATGCCGAATATTGAATTGAAAGACAAAGAGATCCCATTTGATTTTGTCAATGATGAGAATGACGATTTTGCTGAGAAAAAGAGACAAGAAGTAGACGAAATAATAAAAACACTTCCAGAAGATTTTCAGCAGCCTGAACCAGGAATAGCTCCAGTCTCTGTTTCCGGTGGTTCTAGCGGTGGAAGCGGAGCTTATAAATCCGACAGACCAGACACAAGAAATTCTCTTTCAATAAGAAAAATAGAAGGTATTGCAGGACAGGAAAATTATTCTTATGAAAGCAAATCAAATATTATTTCAAATGCATTAAGTGGCTCGTCTTCATATCCGTATGGTGGAACGACAAGTCAAAGTTCCGGACAAAGAATGAGCAAAGAAGATTATATTGCAAGCTTAATGAAACAAGCCAATCAGGTAAGTCAGGCTTCTTACAGAAGTTACGGAACACAACAAAATCAAAATCAGCAGCAGATGAATCAGCAAAATAAAGAAAGTTTTTACAATTCTTCGGCGAACACAGCAGGTAACGGACAGTATCTTTCCTATTCTTCTCTTTGGGATGGGACAATTATAACTGGCGCTCTTGTAACTGCCATTAATACTGACAATCCTGGAGTTGTAATTGCAAGAGTAACAGAAAATGTCTATTCAAGCTATGATTCTTCATTCCTACTTATACCAGAAGGAACGCTTCTTTATGCAACCTATAATTCTTCTGTTAATTATGGTCAGAACAGGGTTCAGATTGCTTGGAACTTGATGATTAGACCCGACGGCTACAGAATTGAATTGGGAAATATGAACGGAGTGGATTCAAAAGGACAAAGCGGGACAAAAGGCTTTGCAACAAATCATCCTTTTGAAACATTGAAAGCACTTGGACTTGTTGCAATGTTTTCCATTATCCAGACAGAAATTACTCAGAATATAAAGACTCAGAACAATCCGTATATCCAAAATTCAATGAACGATGTTTATGCAGAAGCAAGTAAACTTGGAAATAAAATTGTAGACAGAGCCTTGGATATTAAACCTACAATACGGATAAAACAGGGAACACAAATAAAGTTTATTACAAATATGCCGCTGGAACTTCCACCAGTGAAGGTTAATCAAGTGAACAGAAAATATGTAAGGAACTGA